In the genome of Spirochaetia bacterium, one region contains:
- a CDS encoding AAA family ATPase gives MNIPPLYIENMAIHDFKIRELDPADASFSFSPDLLDASSPILDKSAIIGQPRALRALEMGIGINRWGYNIFVSGDSGTGKLPAIKAIASRYEKDIAQLRDIAYVHNFTNPDSPRVLVFSPGNGMKFFQDMEVFCSHLDLWLKEGTEETAIEQGTEAIKKLMTAYPEGKVNQHLHNIQLDLSRHLQSHQNLNRYRVNLIINHQFTTRKPFVVENHPSFINLFGGLAKNKKGKLLPYQMIKAGTIHEAMGGILVLRSEEVLQEISLWETLKRYLEANRQALKDPLASQKGGTMGKNIRPEIPPLLFKLILIGSEADYDKLSENDEQFLKYFKISAQFDYSMEATKENANATVQYLRNFASRQGLLELTDDGALQLLRYSAWFAEDRRELTTQFSQLTDILMEADWWAHRLGKDKIDKMLIIRANDERDYASSLTESKINRDIEQGDMLISLSGNKVGVVNGLAVMDRGAASFGTPTVITASVAPGSEGIVNIEHEAGLSGEIHDKGLLIMEGYLRKHYARTFPLSFYAGICFEQSYAEIDGDSASSTELYALLSAIAEIPIRQDIAVTGSVNQLGSIQPVGGINEKIEGFYNACFRLGLTGKQGVIIPQQNIDNLILSHHVQQAIKDGKFHIYPITTIDEGMQILTNRSAGTRGPKGNFPVGTFNRDVEDALKKLYQMGSSNRN, from the coding sequence ATGAATATTCCACCTCTCTATATTGAAAACATGGCAATCCACGATTTCAAGATACGGGAACTGGATCCCGCTGATGCTTCCTTCTCTTTTTCACCTGATTTGCTGGATGCCTCTTCACCTATCCTCGACAAGTCAGCAATTATAGGCCAACCAAGAGCCCTCAGGGCCTTGGAAATGGGCATCGGAATCAACCGATGGGGTTATAATATCTTTGTCAGCGGAGATTCCGGTACCGGCAAGCTTCCTGCAATAAAGGCTATAGCCAGCAGATATGAAAAGGACATAGCCCAACTCAGGGATATTGCATATGTACACAATTTTACCAATCCTGATAGCCCGAGAGTCTTGGTGTTTTCTCCTGGCAACGGCATGAAGTTCTTCCAGGACATGGAAGTTTTCTGCTCACATCTTGACCTGTGGTTGAAGGAAGGAACGGAAGAAACTGCAATAGAGCAAGGAACCGAAGCAATCAAAAAGCTGATGACTGCTTATCCTGAGGGAAAAGTAAACCAACATCTGCACAACATCCAACTGGACCTTTCCAGGCACCTCCAAAGCCACCAGAACCTCAACCGGTATAGAGTAAACCTGATCATCAACCACCAGTTCACCACAAGGAAACCTTTTGTAGTCGAGAACCATCCGTCCTTTATAAATCTGTTCGGAGGCCTGGCAAAAAACAAGAAAGGCAAACTTCTCCCCTATCAAATGATCAAGGCTGGTACCATCCATGAAGCAATGGGAGGTATTCTGGTCCTCAGATCCGAAGAAGTATTGCAGGAGATAAGCCTATGGGAAACATTGAAACGTTACCTCGAAGCAAACAGACAGGCACTGAAGGATCCTCTTGCATCACAGAAAGGAGGTACGATGGGAAAGAACATCCGTCCCGAAATACCTCCCCTGCTTTTCAAACTGATCCTCATAGGAAGTGAAGCAGACTATGACAAGCTCAGTGAAAACGATGAACAGTTCCTCAAATATTTCAAGATTTCAGCACAGTTTGACTATTCGATGGAAGCAACGAAGGAAAATGCCAATGCTACGGTACAGTATCTGAGGAATTTTGCATCCAGGCAAGGTCTGCTGGAACTCACTGACGACGGAGCACTTCAGCTATTGCGCTACAGTGCATGGTTTGCAGAAGACAGAAGGGAACTCACCACCCAATTCTCCCAGCTGACGGACATCCTGATGGAGGCTGACTGGTGGGCACATCGACTTGGCAAGGACAAGATTGACAAAATGCTGATCATCCGCGCCAATGATGAAAGGGACTATGCTTCCTCGCTTACTGAAAGCAAGATCAACAGGGACATAGAACAAGGAGATATGCTCATTTCGCTATCAGGAAACAAAGTAGGTGTGGTCAATGGTCTGGCAGTCATGGATCGTGGAGCAGCATCCTTCGGAACTCCTACCGTCATTACGGCTTCTGTAGCTCCCGGCAGTGAGGGAATTGTCAATATAGAACATGAAGCAGGGCTCTCAGGTGAAATCCATGACAAAGGGCTCCTGATCATGGAAGGGTACCTGAGGAAGCACTATGCACGGACCTTCCCTCTTTCATTCTATGCAGGTATCTGCTTTGAACAAAGCTATGCGGAAATTGACGGAGACAGTGCTTCTTCGACGGAACTCTATGCATTGCTTTCTGCGATTGCAGAAATACCGATCAGACAGGATATTGCGGTAACAGGCAGTGTCAATCAACTGGGAAGCATTCAACCGGTCGGAGGCATAAATGAAAAAATCGAGGGATTCTACAATGCATGCTTCAGGTTGGGCCTCACCGGCAAGCAGGGGGTGATCATCCCCCAGCAGAATATTGACAACCTGATCCTCTCACACCATGTGCAGCAAGCAATCAAAGATGGAAAATTCCATATCTATCCTATAACCACCATAGATGAAGGCATGCAGATACTGACCAACAGAAGTGCCGGTACCAGAGGACCGAAAGGTAATTTTCCTGTAGGTACCTTCAATCGAGATGTGGAAGATGCACTCAAGAAACTATATCAGATGGGAAGCTCAAACAGAAACTGA
- a CDS encoding TrmH family RNA methyltransferase, whose amino-acid sequence MKTMITIAKLRSLRPRTQIRKISMIFHQAAKGAYSPAYLSQVIPLLMEEKAVSVLGEHADKVDKLCTFLLMGHWEATYEEDLCQLLLQCLGAEPSDWDFTDDAGLLDGGVRSILPHTLVLDRLRSPFNVGSIFRTADSFGVDRILMVEGTASTKHPRCFRTAKGTIATVAHKVLEEDEICNYLASCGRPVFALESGGTLLYDFVFPRDGIAVLGSEEFGVSPRLLALCDASSGRVTIPLSGSKGSINVSVAAGIMLQAWFSVSV is encoded by the coding sequence ATGAAAACGATGATAACGATAGCAAAGCTTAGGAGCCTTCGGCCACGGACCCAGATCAGAAAGATTTCCATGATTTTCCACCAGGCAGCAAAAGGTGCCTATTCCCCTGCCTACCTTTCCCAGGTGATTCCTCTGCTGATGGAAGAAAAAGCAGTTTCCGTTTTGGGGGAACATGCAGATAAGGTAGACAAACTCTGTACCTTTTTATTGATGGGACATTGGGAGGCTACCTATGAAGAAGACCTGTGCCAGCTGCTCCTGCAATGTCTTGGTGCGGAACCCTCTGATTGGGATTTTACCGATGATGCAGGCCTTTTGGATGGAGGCGTCCGCAGTATCTTGCCGCATACATTGGTACTGGACAGACTACGGTCCCCTTTCAATGTAGGATCGATTTTCCGTACTGCTGATTCCTTTGGCGTCGACCGCATACTGATGGTGGAAGGAACAGCTTCTACAAAACATCCCCGCTGCTTCCGTACAGCAAAGGGAACGATTGCTACCGTAGCACACAAAGTCTTGGAAGAAGATGAGATCTGCAACTATCTTGCTTCCTGTGGAAGGCCTGTATTTGCCTTGGAAAGCGGGGGTACTCTGTTATATGACTTTGTGTTTCCTCGCGATGGTATTGCTGTGCTTGGCAGTGAAGAATTCGGCGTCAGTCCCAGGTTGCTTGCGCTTTGTGATGCTTCTTCAGGGAGAGTGACAATTCCTTTGTCAGGTAGCAAGGGATCGATCAATGTTTCAGTTGCTGCCGGCATCATGCTGCAGGCCTGGTTTTCAGTTTCTGTTTGA
- the rsmI gene encoding 16S rRNA (cytidine(1402)-2'-O)-methyltransferase codes for MSTLYMVATPIGNLDDITLRALEILKKVDVIACEDTRHTQGLLVHFDIHKRLIACHSYNEAASSNGIVALMEKGNDIAYVSDAGTPGISDPGARVAAAVSNAGFTVVPVPGVSAVATLVSCAGYVGKSFLFEGFLSPKSGRRKKRLEQLLARNEAFVLYESPYRMIRLLRDLVQIDGNRHVVIGREMTKLHEEFIRGTAASVLQDLEGRTALKGEFALLVAPDAAGKEDENDDNDSKA; via the coding sequence ATGAGTACATTGTATATGGTAGCTACTCCGATTGGTAATCTTGATGATATTACTCTCAGAGCTTTGGAAATATTGAAGAAAGTCGATGTCATAGCCTGTGAAGATACCAGGCATACGCAAGGATTGCTTGTGCATTTTGATATTCATAAACGTCTTATCGCTTGCCATTCTTACAACGAGGCAGCTTCCAGCAATGGAATCGTTGCTTTGATGGAAAAGGGAAATGATATAGCATATGTGTCTGATGCCGGGACACCTGGGATCAGTGACCCAGGGGCAAGGGTTGCGGCTGCCGTCAGCAATGCTGGTTTTACGGTCGTTCCTGTACCTGGAGTCAGTGCTGTTGCTACCCTGGTCAGTTGTGCCGGATATGTAGGAAAATCTTTCCTTTTCGAAGGCTTTCTTTCTCCGAAGTCTGGTAGAAGGAAGAAAAGACTGGAACAATTGCTTGCTAGAAACGAAGCTTTCGTACTTTATGAATCTCCGTATAGGATGATACGGCTTCTGCGTGACCTCGTGCAGATTGATGGTAATCGGCATGTTGTCATAGGTCGGGAAATGACCAAGCTTCATGAGGAATTTATCCGTGGAACAGCAGCAAGTGTCCTCCAGGACCTTGAAGGCCGCACTGCCCTCAAAGGGGAGTTCGCGTTGCTTGTTGCTCCTGATGCTGCCGGGAAGGAAGATGAAAACGATGATAACGATAGCAAAGCTTAG
- a CDS encoding PspA/IM30 family protein — protein sequence MNTLKRFKNIIHSNVNSALDSMEDPEKMIKLMIHDLEEALLKVKKSQKEKSTEKKVMEKEMAELQERIERWTSRSRLAVEQGRDDLAKEAIMEKRATEHRIAQLKENIKNLESIIMSEDESISQLTEKLKEITLKQDTLLSRARHAKEKQAVRQTLKETDSWEISEKFNELEAKIEQMESDAHISGADTDSAFVRMEREKEADEELAKLKEQLKKEQD from the coding sequence ATGAACACATTGAAAAGATTCAAGAACATCATCCACTCAAACGTCAACAGTGCCCTGGACTCTATGGAAGATCCTGAGAAAATGATCAAGCTCATGATCCATGACCTTGAGGAAGCCCTGCTGAAAGTAAAGAAAAGCCAAAAAGAGAAGTCTACTGAGAAGAAAGTCATGGAAAAGGAAATGGCAGAACTTCAGGAACGTATCGAGCGTTGGACAAGCAGGTCCCGCCTTGCCGTAGAACAGGGACGCGATGATTTGGCCAAGGAAGCCATCATGGAGAAAAGGGCTACCGAACATCGCATCGCCCAACTGAAGGAAAACATAAAGAACCTTGAATCAATCATCATGAGCGAGGATGAATCCATTTCCCAACTTACTGAAAAACTGAAAGAAATCACACTGAAGCAGGACACCTTGCTTTCAAGAGCTCGTCATGCAAAGGAAAAGCAGGCAGTAAGGCAGACCTTGAAAGAAACCGACAGCTGGGAAATTTCCGAAAAATTCAATGAACTGGAAGCAAAGATTGAGCAAATGGAAAGTGATGCCCATATCAGCGGAGCTGATACTGACAGTGCATTCGTAAGGATGGAAAGGGAAAAAGAAGCAGATGAAGAATTGGCAAAGCTCAAAGAGCAGCTGAAAAAGGAACAGGACTGA
- a CDS encoding PspC domain-containing protein has translation MDRNYWHEDDWHDYHNRRHKGTLRRSRHGILLGVCQGIADWSGISVGIIRVLTIIAFFASHFVPVGIVYLLMAIFLDTE, from the coding sequence ATGGACCGAAACTATTGGCATGAGGATGATTGGCATGACTACCACAACAGGCGGCACAAAGGTACACTCAGGCGTAGCCGACATGGAATCCTACTGGGAGTATGCCAGGGTATAGCGGATTGGAGCGGAATCAGCGTAGGTATCATACGGGTACTGACTATCATCGCTTTCTTTGCATCACATTTTGTACCGGTCGGCATCGTATACCTGCTGATGGCAATTTTCCTTGATACAGAATAA
- a CDS encoding CPBP family intramembrane metalloprotease: protein MILTAIYGKATKDIKIHANIMALSMTGSLLGIALGIIWITLPVAILHGAQVLGFISSNKIHQPFIWIIALLLNAAMQEYLVHGYIFFLLRARTNTIIAIIISAALFTIMHAEAFETGIIAVLNVVTTAIFMSLLLLYTGSILVPIIVHFIWNTTGGIILGYISLPTDYPHLLNITLEGNPLLTGGLAGLEGSMVVLLVNCVLVATTARMILQKARNS from the coding sequence TTGATCCTGACCGCAATCTATGGAAAAGCCACAAAGGATATCAAAATACATGCCAACATCATGGCACTTTCCATGACAGGAAGCCTGCTTGGCATAGCTTTGGGCATCATATGGATTACCCTCCCTGTTGCTATCCTCCATGGAGCCCAAGTCCTTGGTTTCATAAGCTCAAACAAAATCCATCAGCCATTCATCTGGATCATCGCCCTCCTGCTGAATGCAGCAATGCAGGAATACTTGGTACACGGGTATATCTTTTTTCTGCTGAGGGCAAGGACAAATACGATCATTGCCATCATCATATCGGCAGCTTTATTTACAATCATGCATGCAGAAGCCTTCGAAACAGGAATCATTGCAGTCCTCAATGTAGTGACCACGGCCATTTTCATGTCTTTGCTCCTGCTTTACACAGGAAGCATACTTGTACCCATAATCGTACATTTCATCTGGAATACTACAGGAGGAATCATACTTGGCTACATATCCCTTCCGACAGATTACCCCCATCTGTTGAATATTACTCTTGAAGGCAATCCATTGCTGACAGGCGGGCTTGCAGGGCTTGAAGGCAGCATGGTAGTCCTGCTTGTCAACTGTGTACTCGTAGCAACAACAGCCCGCATGATCTTACAAAAGGCAAGGAATAGCTGA